From one Tetragenococcus osmophilus genomic stretch:
- the citF gene encoding citrate lyase subunit alpha, which translates to MVVNNVGKDIPQEYADQFGIYEGELAHINEYQEASRQTKPAKPNDEKLLKSIREAIEKTGVKDGMTISFHHHFREGDYVMNMVLDEIAKMGIKDISIAPSSIANVHEPLIDHIKNGVVTNVTSSGLRDKVGAAISEGIMENPVVIRSHGGRARAIASGDVHIDVAFLGVPSADEYGNANGTKGKATCGSLGYAMIDAKYADQVVAITDTLADYPNTPISIPQTDVDYVVEVDAIGDPEGIAKGATRFTKDPKELIIAQNAAKVITNSPYFKQGFSFQTGTGGSALAVTRYIREQMIESGITASFALGGITNAMTDLLKEGLVEKIIDVQDFDHPSAVSLDENDNHYEIDANMYASPLSKGAVINKLDTAVLSALEVDTDFNVNVITGSDGVLRGASGGHSDTSAACNMSLVISPLVRGRIPTFVDEVNTVVTPGDSVDVIVTEVGIAINPNRQDLIEHFKDLDVPQFTIQELKDQAYNIVDEPDPIEYGDKVVALIEYRDGTLIDAVKNV; encoded by the coding sequence ATGGTAGTAAACAATGTTGGCAAAGATATTCCTCAAGAATATGCGGATCAATTTGGCATTTATGAAGGAGAACTTGCTCATATCAATGAATATCAAGAAGCAAGTCGCCAAACAAAACCAGCAAAACCAAATGATGAAAAATTATTAAAAAGTATACGAGAAGCCATTGAAAAAACTGGCGTAAAAGATGGGATGACGATTTCTTTCCACCATCACTTCCGTGAAGGCGATTATGTAATGAACATGGTCTTAGATGAAATTGCTAAAATGGGAATTAAAGATATTTCCATTGCCCCAAGTTCCATTGCGAACGTCCATGAACCATTAATTGACCATATTAAAAATGGCGTGGTGACAAATGTCACTTCTTCTGGTTTACGTGATAAAGTGGGCGCAGCTATTTCTGAAGGTATTATGGAAAACCCGGTAGTCATCCGTTCACATGGTGGCAGAGCAAGAGCAATTGCTTCTGGAGATGTGCATATTGATGTTGCCTTTTTAGGGGTACCAAGCGCCGATGAATATGGGAATGCTAATGGTACAAAAGGAAAGGCTACTTGTGGTTCATTAGGTTATGCAATGATTGATGCAAAATATGCAGATCAAGTCGTAGCTATTACTGATACTTTAGCTGATTATCCGAATACACCAATTAGTATACCGCAAACCGATGTTGACTATGTAGTAGAAGTTGATGCGATTGGTGATCCAGAAGGTATCGCAAAAGGCGCTACACGTTTTACCAAAGATCCAAAAGAATTGATTATCGCTCAAAACGCGGCGAAAGTTATTACAAATTCACCTTACTTTAAGCAAGGATTCTCTTTCCAAACAGGTACTGGTGGTTCAGCACTAGCTGTTACACGCTATATCCGTGAACAAATGATTGAAAGTGGTATTACCGCAAGTTTTGCACTTGGTGGTATTACAAATGCAATGACAGATCTACTAAAAGAAGGACTAGTTGAAAAAATCATCGACGTGCAAGACTTTGATCACCCATCAGCTGTTTCACTTGATGAAAATGATAACCATTATGAAATTGATGCAAATATGTACGCTTCACCTCTAAGTAAGGGGGCAGTAATTAATAAATTAGATACGGCTGTTTTATCAGCTTTGGAAGTTGATACCGACTTTAATGTCAATGTAATTACTGGTTCAGACGGCGTTCTACGTGGCGCTTCAGGTGGACACTCTGATACGAGTGCTGCTTGTAACATGAGTCTAGTTATTTCTCCATTAGTTAGAGGTAGAATTCCAACATTTGTTGACGAAGTAAATACGGTAGTTACTCCAGGTGACAGTGTTGATGTGATTGTGACAGAAGTAGGTATTGCAATCAATCCTAATCGTCAAGATTTGATCGAACACTTCAAAGACCTAGACGTACCACAATTTACTATCCAAGAGCTTAAAGACCAAGCTTATAATATTGTCGACGAACCAGATCCTATTGAATATGGAGATAAAGTAGTTGCTTTGATTGAGTATCGCGATGGCACTTTAATCGATGCGGTGAAAAATGTCTGA
- the citX gene encoding citrate lyase holo-[acyl-carrier protein] synthase: MSEQVFSGPSVSLGEMLDAREMRASRQEEFLQKYPEATLLLATMNIPGEVKNSAVLSRAFSQMVVQIKQELSSYSIITSAEYNLKTGPEFYLVADISPAALKEKMVGLEENYTYGRLFDLDIHYIKDGLQSLSRQDIGFSPRRCLICQRNAKECGRERRHSIEEMQNKITAIINQMD; the protein is encoded by the coding sequence ATGTCTGAACAAGTATTTTCTGGACCTAGCGTTTCGCTAGGCGAAATGCTTGATGCTCGTGAGATGCGTGCTAGTCGGCAAGAAGAGTTTTTACAAAAATACCCTGAAGCTACGCTTTTGCTAGCCACGATGAATATTCCAGGAGAAGTAAAAAATTCGGCGGTTTTAAGTCGAGCTTTTTCTCAAATGGTTGTACAAATCAAACAAGAGCTGTCTTCTTATTCTATTATTACAAGCGCTGAGTATAATCTTAAAACCGGGCCTGAGTTTTATTTAGTAGCAGATATTTCGCCTGCTGCTTTAAAAGAAAAAATGGTTGGTCTTGAAGAAAATTATACTTACGGACGATTGTTTGACCTAGATATTCACTATATAAAAGATGGTTTGCAAAGCTTGAGTCGACAAGATATTGGATTTTCTCCAAGGCGTTGTTTAATTTGCCAAAGAAACGCTAAAGAATGTGGGCGAGAGCGTCGTCATTCGATTGAAGAAATGCAAAATAAAATTACCGCGATTATAAACCAAATGGATTAG